From the genome of Cellvibrio japonicus Ueda107, one region includes:
- a CDS encoding arginine/lysine/ornithine decarboxylase gives MKFRFPIVIIDEDFRSENTSGLGIRALAEAIQNESWEVVGMTSYGDLAQFAQQQSRASAFILSIDDEEFGTGSQEETDNALKALRAFVEEIRHKNADIPIYLYGETRTSRHIPNDILRELHGFIHMFEDTPEFVARHIIREAKSYLDGLAPPFFRALMHYAQDGSYSWHCPGHSGGVAFLKSPIGQMFHQFFGENMLRADVCNAVEELGQLLDHTGPVAASERNAARIFNADHCYFVTNGTSTSNKMVWHSTVAPGDIVVVDRNCHKSILHSIIMCGAIPVFLMPTRNHLGIIGPIPLEEFTMESIERKIAANPFAREAKNKKPRILTITQSTYDGVIYNVEKLKELLDGKIDTLHFDEAWLPHAAFHPFYKDMHAIGKSRPRAKESLIFSTQSTHKLLAGISQASQILVRESEKVKLDQDAFNEAYLMHTSTSPQYSIIASCDVAAAMMEAPGGRALVEESIFEALDFRRAMKKVDQEWGQDWWFQVWGPDEFAGEGIGERDDWMLRSDDNWHGFGKLAPGFNMLDPIKATIVNPGLSVTGEFSETGIPASIVTKYLAENGVIIEKCGLYSFFIMFTIGITKGRWNTLVAALQQFKDDYDKNQPMWRIMPEFAQANPRYERIGLRDLCQQIHDFYKAYDVARLTTEMYLSDMQPAMKPSDAFAKMAHREIERVPINELEGRITSILLTPYPPGIPLLIPGERFNKTIVDYLKFARDFNEKFPGFETDVHGLVKREVDGKKDYFVDCVKQ, from the coding sequence ATGAAATTTCGCTTTCCCATCGTCATCATCGACGAAGACTTTCGCTCCGAGAATACCTCGGGTTTAGGTATCCGCGCTCTGGCGGAAGCCATCCAGAATGAAAGCTGGGAGGTAGTTGGCATGACCAGCTACGGTGATCTGGCGCAGTTTGCCCAGCAGCAGTCGCGCGCCTCAGCCTTTATCCTGTCCATCGACGACGAAGAATTCGGTACCGGCTCGCAAGAGGAAACCGATAACGCGCTCAAAGCCCTGCGTGCCTTTGTGGAAGAGATTCGCCACAAGAACGCTGATATCCCTATCTACCTCTACGGTGAAACCCGCACCTCGCGCCATATTCCCAACGATATCCTGCGTGAATTGCACGGCTTTATTCACATGTTTGAGGACACGCCCGAATTTGTGGCGCGCCATATTATCCGCGAAGCCAAATCCTACCTGGATGGCTTGGCCCCACCGTTTTTCCGCGCGCTCATGCACTACGCGCAGGACGGCTCCTATTCCTGGCACTGCCCCGGTCACTCCGGCGGCGTGGCCTTTTTGAAATCGCCTATCGGCCAAATGTTCCACCAGTTCTTTGGCGAAAACATGCTGCGCGCTGACGTGTGCAACGCGGTGGAGGAATTGGGCCAGTTGCTTGACCACACCGGCCCGGTGGCGGCGTCCGAGCGCAATGCGGCGCGTATTTTTAACGCGGATCATTGCTACTTTGTAACCAATGGCACCTCTACCTCCAACAAAATGGTATGGCACTCCACGGTAGCGCCAGGCGATATTGTGGTGGTAGACCGCAATTGCCATAAATCTATTTTGCACTCGATCATTATGTGCGGCGCTATTCCGGTATTCCTGATGCCGACGCGCAACCACCTGGGTATTATCGGCCCTATTCCGCTCGAAGAATTCACCATGGAAAGCATCGAGCGAAAAATTGCTGCCAACCCCTTTGCGCGCGAAGCCAAAAACAAAAAGCCACGTATCCTCACCATCACCCAATCCACCTACGATGGGGTGATTTACAACGTGGAAAAATTGAAAGAATTGCTCGATGGCAAAATTGATACTCTGCACTTTGATGAAGCCTGGTTGCCCCACGCCGCTTTCCATCCTTTCTACAAAGATATGCACGCGATTGGCAAAAGTCGCCCGCGCGCCAAAGAGTCATTGATTTTCTCCACTCAATCCACACACAAACTGCTCGCCGGTATTTCCCAGGCGTCGCAAATCCTGGTGCGTGAATCCGAGAAGGTGAAGCTGGATCAGGATGCGTTTAACGAAGCCTACCTGATGCACACCTCCACCTCGCCGCAATATTCCATCATTGCCTCCTGCGATGTGGCGGCGGCGATGATGGAAGCGCCCGGGGGGCGTGCACTGGTCGAAGAATCGATTTTTGAAGCGCTCGATTTCCGTCGCGCCATGAAAAAAGTGGATCAGGAGTGGGGCCAGGATTGGTGGTTCCAGGTGTGGGGTCCCGACGAGTTTGCCGGCGAAGGCATAGGTGAGCGCGACGACTGGATGTTGCGCAGCGATGATAATTGGCACGGCTTTGGCAAACTGGCGCCGGGCTTTAACATGCTCGATCCGATTAAAGCCACCATTGTGAACCCCGGCCTTTCGGTGACCGGTGAGTTCAGCGAAACCGGTATTCCCGCATCTATCGTGACCAAATACCTGGCGGAGAATGGCGTTATTATCGAGAAGTGCGGCCTCTACTCCTTCTTCATCATGTTCACCATCGGTATCACCAAAGGCCGCTGGAATACCCTGGTGGCGGCGCTGCAACAATTCAAAGACGACTACGACAAAAACCAGCCCATGTGGCGCATCATGCCTGAATTTGCGCAAGCCAACCCGCGCTACGAGCGTATCGGCCTGCGCGACCTGTGCCAGCAAATCCACGACTTTTACAAGGCTTACGACGTTGCGCGCCTGACCACCGAAATGTACCTGTCGGATATGCAGCCCGCCATGAAACCCTCGGATGCCTTTGCCAAAATGGCGCACCGTGAAATCGAGCGGGTGCCTATCAATGAACTGGAAGGTCGTATCACCTCCATTTTGTTAACGCCCTACCCGCCCGGTATTCCACTGCTGATTCCCGGCGAGCGCTTTAACAAAACCATTGTGGACTACCTGAAATTCGCGCGCGATTTCAACGAAAAATTCCCCGGCTTCGAAACCGATGTCCACGGCTTGGTAAAGCGCGAAGTCGATGGCAAGAAGGATTATTTTGTGGACTGTGTGAAGCAATAA
- a CDS encoding type I restriction-modification system subunit M, with protein MARIKTEKPTKTEPLEKQLWKAADKLRKNIDAAEYKHVVLGLIFLKYISDSFEELHIKLKKGKGDYVGADPEDKDEYKAENIFFVPRKARWSFLLGKAKQPDIGLHVDAAMDAIEKENPSLKGVLPKVYARQNLDPTSLGGLIDLVSNIALGDAKARSADVLGHVFEYFLGEFALAEGKQGGQFYTPRSIVELLVAMLEPYKGRVFDPCCGSGGMFVQSEKFVEEHQGRVNDISIYGQESNQTTWRLAKMNLAIRGIDASQVKWNNEGSFLNDAHKDVKADYIIANPPFNVSDWSGELLRTDGRWKYGPPPPLGNANFAWLQHFIYHLAPKGKAGVVLAKGALTSKTSGEGEIRKALIAEGNLIDCIVNLPAKLFLNTQIPAALWFMNRARGSSSKSSGHPRKSEILFIDARNLGHLINRRTRELSHDDINKIAGVYHNWRTGEGEYEDVKGFCASVSLERVAELDYVLTPGRYVGLPEEEDDFNFAERFAALKAEFEAQLKEEAKLNKAIAKSLARIKLP; from the coding sequence ATGGCGCGAATCAAAACTGAAAAGCCTACCAAAACCGAACCGCTGGAAAAACAACTCTGGAAAGCGGCTGATAAGCTGCGCAAAAACATTGATGCTGCGGAATATAAGCATGTGGTGCTCGGTCTTATTTTCCTTAAATACATTTCAGACTCTTTCGAAGAGCTGCATATAAAACTAAAAAAAGGCAAGGGCGACTACGTCGGCGCCGACCCGGAAGATAAAGACGAATACAAAGCTGAGAATATTTTCTTTGTACCGCGCAAAGCGCGCTGGTCATTTTTACTGGGTAAAGCCAAACAACCGGATATAGGCCTGCATGTGGATGCAGCCATGGATGCCATTGAAAAAGAAAACCCATCGCTCAAAGGTGTACTGCCTAAAGTTTACGCCCGCCAGAACCTCGACCCCACCAGTCTCGGCGGTCTGATTGATTTGGTAAGCAATATCGCCCTCGGCGATGCCAAGGCGCGCAGTGCCGATGTGCTCGGTCATGTATTCGAATATTTTCTCGGTGAATTCGCGCTGGCCGAAGGCAAACAGGGTGGTCAATTCTATACGCCGCGCTCCATCGTGGAATTGCTGGTCGCCATGCTCGAACCCTACAAAGGCCGCGTGTTCGACCCCTGCTGCGGTTCCGGCGGTATGTTTGTGCAATCGGAAAAATTTGTGGAGGAGCACCAGGGCCGCGTCAACGATATTTCCATCTACGGGCAGGAAAGCAACCAGACCACCTGGCGTCTCGCCAAGATGAACCTTGCCATCCGCGGCATCGACGCCTCACAGGTGAAATGGAACAACGAAGGCTCATTTTTAAACGATGCCCACAAAGATGTAAAAGCCGATTACATCATTGCCAACCCACCGTTCAATGTCAGCGACTGGAGCGGCGAACTGCTGCGCACCGACGGCCGCTGGAAATACGGCCCGCCGCCCCCGCTCGGCAATGCCAACTTCGCCTGGCTGCAACATTTTATTTACCACCTGGCTCCCAAAGGTAAAGCCGGTGTGGTGCTCGCCAAAGGTGCACTGACCAGTAAGACCAGCGGTGAAGGTGAGATTCGCAAAGCATTGATTGCCGAAGGCAACCTTATCGACTGTATCGTCAACCTGCCCGCCAAATTATTTTTAAACACCCAGATTCCCGCCGCGCTCTGGTTTATGAATCGCGCACGCGGCTCTTCATCAAAAAGCAGCGGCCATCCGCGCAAAAGTGAAATTTTATTTATCGACGCCCGCAACCTCGGCCACCTGATCAATCGCCGTACGCGGGAACTTTCTCACGATGACATAAACAAAATCGCTGGTGTCTACCACAATTGGCGAACCGGTGAAGGTGAATATGAAGATGTAAAAGGATTCTGCGCCTCGGTATCTTTAGAACGTGTTGCGGAACTGGATTATGTACTCACGCCCGGCCGTTACGTCGGCCTGCCGGAGGAGGAAGACGATTTCAATTTCGCCGAGCGGTTTGCAGCGTTAAAGGCAGAGTTTGAAGCGCAATTAAAAGAAGAAGCAAAATTAAATAAAGCCATTGCCAAGAGTCTGGCGAGGATCAAACTGCCATGA